A window of Thermodesulfovibrio thiophilus DSM 17215 genomic DNA:
CTGTAAATCTGGAATTAAATATCTGTCTAATTTCATATAACACCTCTTTTGATACTGTAAGGGGTTTTTTCCATCTACCCTGGATTATTCTGTTTACAATAACATAGATAGAAATCTCAGCAGTCTTTACTGACTGAAAATATCCACCATGATTTACTCTCAATCCCTCAAGTTTACTGTTTATATTTTCCACTATATTGGTTGTATATATGTGTTTTCTTATTGCCTCAGGATATTTTTTATATGATAAATATCTCTCTTTATTGGTTTTAAGCATTTTTATGTATGAGGAATATTTACTTTCAAATTGATTGCACAAAGTTTCAAATGCATTCACTGCTTCTTCATAGTTACTGATTAATTTTATCCTGTTTATTTCTTCATTA
This region includes:
- a CDS encoding transposase; amino-acid sequence: NEEINRIKLISNYEEAVNAFETLCNQFESKYSSYIKMLKTNKERYLSYKKYPEAIRKHIYTTNIVENINSKLEGLRVNHGGYFQSVKTAEISIYVIVNRIIQGRWKKPLTVSKEVLYEIRQIFNSRFTE